The following proteins are encoded in a genomic region of Chryseobacterium culicis:
- a CDS encoding diacylglycerol/lipid kinase family protein, with the protein MDKVAFIINPFSAKKNYQPFLNELKTKVNNPLYYVSESIVGTDEFIQAHFEQVDIFVAIGGDGTISTVAKNLINTNKILAIFPAGSGNGFSNETRFSKNLDELLEKIKVKNSRKIDTFTVNDRLSINVSGTGFDGKVVKEFEKTSRGFKNYIKVSLKTFFNYKPIKVKFDDEEYQQYNGRYLMMNIANTRQFGNNAYIAPKASKSDGLVDMVLVKKFPLTYSALFAFRMFTKRLKDDEYVTYLPVSEITFKVNTKNWHLDGEFNKIKSPIHVKVQPASLNILV; encoded by the coding sequence ATGGACAAAGTAGCTTTTATTATCAATCCTTTTTCGGCCAAAAAAAATTATCAGCCGTTTTTGAACGAACTTAAAACAAAGGTGAATAATCCTTTGTATTATGTTTCAGAATCTATTGTCGGGACCGATGAATTTATTCAGGCTCATTTCGAACAGGTAGATATTTTTGTGGCGATAGGAGGAGATGGTACCATTTCTACAGTAGCCAAAAACCTTATTAATACAAACAAAATTCTGGCTATTTTTCCGGCCGGTTCTGGAAACGGGTTTTCCAATGAAACACGATTCAGTAAAAATCTTGATGAACTGTTAGAGAAAATAAAAGTTAAAAACTCCAGAAAGATTGATACTTTTACTGTAAACGACAGGCTTTCCATCAATGTTTCGGGAACGGGATTTGACGGTAAAGTGGTGAAAGAGTTTGAAAAAACAAGCCGTGGATTCAAAAACTATATTAAAGTTTCCCTGAAAACATTCTTCAATTATAAGCCCATCAAAGTAAAGTTTGATGATGAAGAATACCAACAGTATAACGGCCGTTATCTGATGATGAACATTGCCAATACCCGTCAGTTTGGGAACAATGCTTACATTGCACCAAAAGCCAGTAAAAGTGACGGTTTGGTGGATATGGTTTTGGTGAAAAAATTTCCACTGACCTATTCTGCGCTGTTTGCTTTCAGAATGTTTACCAAAAGACTGAAAGATGATGAATATGTGACTTATCTTCCAGTATCTGAAATAACATTTAAAGTAAATACCAAAAACTGGCATCTGGATGGTGAATTTAATAAAATCAAATCACCAATCCATGTTAAAGTACAGCCTGCAAGTTTGAATATTTTGGTGTAG
- the ggt gene encoding gamma-glutamyltransferase — MKKILIASMLLAAHFSWAQFTDINIIKEVQVKHKGVVVSAHPLASEAGAKILRMGGNAYDAVTATQYALAVVYPQAGNIGGGGFLVGVKSNGEKFTLDYRETAPKKASRDMYIDKKGKADTDLSQNGRLAVGIPGSVAGFFATLKYCKLPMEKIIQPAIDLAEKGFAITDKEAEMLNNQREKFQKHNKSSIIFVKDAPWKAGDLLVQKDLAETLKLIQKLGAKGFYEGKTADLLIAEMKRGNGIITLEDLKNYKVAERKALEFDYKGNNVVTMPLPSSGGVLLAQMLRMASFENLEKYQQNSTKAVQIMTEAERRAYADRAEYMGDPDFIQDKTSYLISDEYLKGRWKSFSFDKATPSAEVGKIIEQPKESMQTTHISVLDKEGNAASVTTTLNGYYGSKVLVSGAGFFLNNEMDDFSIKPGVPNMFGAVGGEANSIQPNKRMLSSMTPTIILKNGKPYMVVGTPGGTTIPTSVYQSIVNVVDFKLNANISVNAPKFHHQWLPETITVENNFPESTISELKSKNYIIEKTKYIGKTEMIVLDDNGNIHAVADGRGDDSVAVE, encoded by the coding sequence ATGAAGAAGATTTTAATTGCTTCGATGCTGTTGGCTGCTCATTTCAGCTGGGCTCAATTTACAGATATCAATATTATCAAAGAAGTACAGGTAAAACATAAAGGTGTTGTAGTGTCTGCACACCCATTAGCCAGTGAAGCGGGAGCTAAAATCTTAAGGATGGGCGGAAATGCTTACGATGCTGTAACAGCTACACAATATGCTCTTGCTGTAGTGTATCCTCAGGCAGGAAACATCGGTGGTGGTGGCTTCCTGGTGGGTGTAAAAAGTAATGGGGAAAAATTCACATTGGATTACAGAGAAACAGCTCCGAAAAAGGCTTCCAGAGATATGTACATCGATAAAAAAGGAAAAGCAGATACTGACCTTTCCCAAAACGGAAGACTGGCGGTAGGTATTCCCGGAAGTGTGGCAGGATTCTTTGCTACTCTGAAATACTGTAAACTTCCTATGGAAAAAATTATCCAACCGGCAATTGATCTGGCGGAAAAAGGTTTTGCCATTACGGATAAGGAAGCAGAAATGTTGAATAACCAAAGAGAAAAATTCCAGAAACATAATAAATCTTCCATCATTTTTGTAAAAGATGCTCCATGGAAAGCTGGAGATCTTTTGGTTCAAAAAGACTTAGCTGAAACATTGAAACTGATCCAGAAATTGGGAGCTAAAGGTTTTTATGAAGGAAAAACTGCTGATCTTTTGATTGCCGAAATGAAAAGAGGAAATGGAATTATCACACTGGAGGATCTTAAAAATTACAAGGTTGCTGAAAGAAAAGCCCTGGAATTTGATTATAAAGGAAACAATGTAGTTACGATGCCTTTACCTTCGAGTGGTGGGGTTCTTCTTGCCCAGATGCTAAGAATGGCAAGTTTTGAAAATCTTGAAAAATACCAGCAAAATTCTACAAAAGCAGTCCAGATTATGACTGAGGCAGAACGCCGGGCTTATGCAGACAGAGCAGAATATATGGGAGATCCTGATTTTATTCAGGATAAAACGTCTTATCTGATCTCTGACGAATACCTGAAAGGCAGATGGAAAAGCTTTAGTTTTGATAAAGCAACTCCAAGTGCAGAAGTGGGTAAAATCATAGAACAGCCTAAAGAATCTATGCAGACTACTCATATTTCCGTATTAGACAAAGAGGGAAATGCGGCTTCTGTAACCACAACTCTTAATGGGTATTATGGAAGTAAAGTACTGGTTTCAGGGGCAGGATTCTTTTTAAATAACGAAATGGATGATTTCTCCATCAAACCAGGTGTACCGAATATGTTTGGAGCCGTAGGGGGTGAAGCCAATTCAATACAGCCCAACAAGAGAATGCTTTCTTCTATGACCCCAACGATTATTCTTAAAAACGGAAAACCTTATATGGTTGTGGGAACACCGGGAGGAACTACAATTCCAACTTCAGTGTATCAGTCCATTGTGAATGTAGTGGATTTTAAGCTGAATGCCAATATTTCAGTGAATGCTCCAAAGTTCCACCATCAGTGGCTGCCGGAAACCATCACCGTGGAAAATAATTTCCCTGAAAGTACCATTTCTGAACTGAAAAGTAAGAATTACATCATTGAAAAGACAAAATACATTGGTAAAACAGAAATGATTGTTCTTGATGACAACGGAAATATTCACGCAGTGGCAGACGGTCGTGGCGATGATTCTGTAGCGGTAGAATAA
- a CDS encoding DUF3857 domain-containing protein, translated as MMKKIVLLLVCSTNLIFIKAQKHEFLEAPKFSEADLSKVKSLLDENAPAEVLYRSIHFRVDASTGDLHREYIYRVKIYKKDNAEDLLNVEVPLYTGVNEHESLTKFKAFTYNLEGGKAVPVKVEKSSKYKSKENKNTTVNKFAFPNVKDGSVLEYQYEVITPFAFLYTIPEIVIELDTPSLYTEYVMDTPVSISYNINYTGGLTPKYNEVSDRTLYGAQYRTYRFGFENLKGFKAEKFVRNSRNFRTKISAELHSTNFGELKLYSSSWEQIKKRLYDNNDFGGELKKTKLAKENMPAGIADMKTDLEKANAIFRYVQKTFTWNKDKGIYTEDGIKKLIESKTGNAAEINLFLIMLLREANIKADPLLISTVENGLINIVSPNVTNTNFVLAAVETAGGIQTFDATSKQSSMNELPLRDWNQFGILLGKEKAVQLQMVNTKPGNTYLTVNAKINEDGSVSGAYSDRDTGVFAMYVKDDYDENPEKYKKQYKENFSMDFTDIDSKVLENGEFESSMKFSSTNLIDKVGKKMIINPMLFLNKNSNEFDQTEARKFPIDFGSPTTKIKKVILEIPEGYVIEEMPKEKKIVTEDKEIEYNYSVKQIGNKLEVTTTSKISSSDYPKEYYPAFKQIWGVASKFENQVISLVKK; from the coding sequence ATGATGAAAAAAATAGTATTGTTATTGGTTTGTTCTACAAACCTTATATTTATTAAAGCACAAAAACATGAGTTTTTAGAGGCTCCAAAATTTTCAGAAGCAGATTTATCAAAAGTTAAATCTTTACTGGATGAAAATGCACCTGCTGAAGTTTTGTACAGATCTATACATTTCAGAGTAGATGCATCTACCGGTGATCTACACAGAGAATATATTTACAGAGTAAAAATATACAAAAAAGATAATGCGGAAGACTTATTAAATGTAGAAGTTCCCCTTTATACGGGAGTTAATGAACATGAATCATTAACTAAATTCAAGGCATTTACCTATAATCTGGAAGGTGGAAAGGCTGTACCGGTAAAGGTTGAAAAAAGCTCCAAATATAAAAGCAAGGAAAATAAAAATACTACGGTTAACAAATTTGCTTTTCCTAATGTGAAAGACGGATCGGTATTAGAATATCAGTATGAAGTGATCACACCGTTTGCATTTCTTTATACGATTCCTGAAATCGTTATTGAGCTGGATACTCCTTCACTTTACACAGAATATGTTATGGATACTCCAGTGAGTATTTCTTATAATATTAACTATACCGGAGGTCTTACTCCTAAATATAATGAAGTTTCTGACAGAACATTATATGGTGCCCAATATAGAACATACAGATTCGGCTTTGAAAATTTGAAAGGTTTTAAAGCGGAGAAGTTTGTGAGAAATAGCAGAAACTTTCGTACAAAAATCAGTGCTGAGCTTCATTCCACCAATTTTGGAGAACTTAAATTATACTCATCTTCCTGGGAACAGATTAAGAAAAGACTCTATGATAATAATGATTTCGGAGGTGAGCTTAAAAAAACAAAACTGGCGAAAGAAAATATGCCGGCAGGAATAGCTGATATGAAAACTGATCTTGAAAAAGCAAATGCCATATTCAGATATGTTCAGAAAACATTTACATGGAATAAAGATAAAGGAATCTATACGGAAGACGGTATCAAAAAACTGATTGAAAGCAAAACGGGTAATGCCGCAGAAATTAACCTGTTCTTAATAATGCTTCTTCGTGAAGCAAATATTAAAGCGGATCCATTACTTATTTCAACGGTAGAGAACGGTTTGATTAATATTGTATCTCCCAACGTTACCAACACCAATTTTGTTTTAGCAGCTGTAGAAACTGCAGGAGGTATCCAAACCTTTGATGCTACTTCAAAACAATCTTCCATGAATGAACTTCCTTTAAGAGATTGGAACCAATTTGGTATTTTACTTGGTAAGGAGAAAGCTGTTCAACTTCAGATGGTAAATACTAAACCGGGAAATACTTACCTTACTGTAAATGCGAAAATTAATGAAGATGGAAGCGTTTCTGGTGCTTATTCTGACAGAGATACTGGTGTGTTTGCAATGTATGTAAAGGATGATTATGATGAAAACCCTGAAAAATATAAAAAGCAGTATAAAGAGAATTTCTCAATGGATTTCACGGATATTGATTCAAAAGTATTGGAGAATGGTGAGTTTGAAAGCAGCATGAAGTTTTCTTCAACGAATCTTATTGACAAGGTAGGAAAGAAAATGATCATTAATCCGATGTTGTTTTTAAATAAGAATTCCAATGAATTTGATCAGACGGAAGCCAGAAAATTCCCTATCGATTTTGGGTCACCAACTACCAAAATAAAAAAGGTGATTCTTGAAATCCCTGAAGGATATGTGATTGAGGAAATGCCTAAAGAGAAAAAAATTGTTACAGAAGATAAAGAAATAGAATACAACTATTCTGTAAAACAAATAGGAAATAAACTGGAGGTTACCACTACCTCAAAAATTAGCAGTTCAGATTATCCGAAAGAATATTATCCTGCATTTAAACAAATCTGGGGAGTTGCTTCAAAATTTGAAAATCAGGTGATCAGCCTTGTTAAAAAGTAA
- a CDS encoding RsiV family protein — protein MKNTIAVIALSSFLAVTACKKNETAAKAENIENKASEEFVVDSVKVSDSTKITDSLKVSYTSKLLVFPTLKDKKLVDSIYFQNEKIKDFSKTGLQAYLDSEKNSYFNSVKKDNKDWASDVTYAQNWYSSSHMNLISNTNGYMHIQYVGSGYEGGAHDNYGFSERVFDLKNSKKLELKDITSLPKNKIEAILMKNIDKINSGTMDGDGEVKNSEMLLVDKIPASDNFYFDDKNLYFHYSPYEIAAFAAGDITIPVSWEDLKGTLNAEFKERMKIK, from the coding sequence ATGAAAAATACGATTGCTGTTATAGCATTATCTTCTTTCTTGGCAGTTACCGCCTGTAAAAAAAATGAAACGGCGGCAAAAGCAGAGAATATAGAAAACAAAGCAAGTGAAGAATTTGTAGTAGACTCTGTAAAAGTCAGTGACTCTACAAAAATTACTGACTCTTTAAAAGTGAGCTACACTTCAAAGCTGTTGGTTTTTCCTACTTTAAAAGATAAAAAGCTAGTGGACAGCATCTATTTCCAGAATGAAAAAATTAAAGATTTCTCCAAAACCGGTCTTCAGGCTTATCTGGATAGTGAAAAGAATAGTTATTTCAACTCTGTTAAAAAAGATAATAAAGACTGGGCTTCAGACGTTACTTATGCTCAAAACTGGTATTCAAGTTCCCATATGAATCTTATTTCTAATACAAACGGCTATATGCATATCCAATATGTAGGAAGCGGATATGAAGGAGGAGCGCATGATAACTACGGATTTTCCGAAAGGGTTTTTGATCTTAAAAACAGCAAAAAATTAGAATTGAAAGATATTACTTCATTACCTAAAAATAAGATTGAAGCCATTCTGATGAAAAATATTGATAAAATTAACAGCGGAACAATGGATGGAGATGGAGAAGTGAAAAACTCAGAAATGCTTTTAGTGGATAAAATTCCGGCCTCTGATAATTTTTATTTTGATGATAAAAACCTGTATTTTCACTATAGTCCCTATGAAATTGCTGCTTTTGCCGCCGGAGACATTACAATTCCTGTTTCATGGGAAGACCTGAAGGGCACTTTAAATGCAGAATTTAAAGAAAGAATGAAAATTAAGTAA
- a CDS encoding 3-oxoacyl-ACP synthase III family protein: MPNTIIIGSGSYIPNRVIGRDYFMNSEFYTEDGVKIEKPVEETIAKFVEITEIENRRFIEDDLSNSQIGYEAAKIALEDAKVDGEELDYIIYASNFGEVTENGYADFMPTMAARVKNKLGIKNRKCVTYDMVFGCPGWVEAMILSDNLIKAKVAKTILVIGAETLSRVTDPYDRNRMIFADGAGAVVVKATDEENVGIIAHNTICDNGPELNYLENQPSINKEADQKRLYVRMLGRKIYEYALKNVPDAIKDTITDAGLSIEDIDKILIHQANAKMDYAMIERLHRLYDVKEYDHAISPMTIQDLGNTSVATIPTMYDIIIKGKMEGQSFKEKGNIVMTSVGAGMNINAIVYRFP; encoded by the coding sequence ATGCCTAATACGATCATTATTGGCTCTGGATCTTATATTCCGAACAGAGTTATTGGTAGAGATTACTTCATGAATTCCGAGTTCTACACTGAAGACGGAGTAAAGATTGAAAAGCCTGTGGAAGAGACCATTGCGAAATTTGTAGAAATTACAGAAATCGAAAACAGGAGATTCATTGAGGATGATCTTTCCAACTCTCAAATCGGTTATGAAGCTGCAAAAATTGCCCTTGAGGATGCAAAAGTAGACGGCGAAGAATTGGATTATATCATCTACGCAAGCAATTTCGGGGAAGTTACCGAAAACGGATATGCTGATTTTATGCCAACAATGGCAGCAAGAGTAAAGAATAAACTGGGGATCAAAAACAGAAAATGCGTAACCTATGACATGGTTTTCGGATGTCCAGGATGGGTAGAAGCAATGATTTTATCTGATAATTTAATTAAAGCTAAAGTGGCAAAAACAATTCTTGTCATCGGAGCTGAAACATTAAGCAGAGTAACTGATCCATATGACAGAAACAGAATGATTTTTGCCGATGGTGCCGGAGCGGTAGTGGTAAAAGCAACTGACGAAGAGAATGTAGGAATTATTGCCCACAACACGATCTGTGATAACGGACCGGAATTAAACTACCTTGAAAATCAACCTTCTATCAATAAAGAAGCAGATCAGAAGCGTCTTTATGTAAGAATGTTAGGAAGAAAGATTTACGAATACGCTCTTAAAAACGTACCGGATGCTATCAAGGACACCATTACTGATGCAGGTCTTTCTATTGAAGATATAGATAAAATCTTAATTCACCAGGCCAATGCTAAAATGGATTACGCCATGATTGAAAGACTTCACAGGCTTTATGACGTAAAAGAATACGATCATGCGATCTCTCCTATGACGATCCAGGATCTTGGAAATACTTCAGTAGCAACAATTCCTACCATGTATGATATCATAATTAAAGGAAAAATGGAGGGTCAATCGTTTAAAGAAAAAGGTAACATTGTGATGACTTCGGTAGGAGCCGGAATGAACATCAATGCTATCGTTTACAGATTTCCTTAA
- a CDS encoding NAD-dependent epimerase/dehydratase family protein codes for MESYTERILITGALGQIGTELTNRLVEIHGAENVVASGLDRWQEGITSAGHYERMDVTNTQLVRQVIHDYEITTVYHLASLLSGTSEKQPIFAWKLNLEPLLHFCEMAKEGLLKKIFWPSSIAVFGKGIPKHEVGQDVVLNPTTVYGISKMAGEKWCEYYFDKYGVDVRSIRYPGLISWKTPAGGGTTDYAVEIFYKAIEEGKYTSFISENTGMPMLYMDDAINATLKLMDAPKESLTVRSSYNLGGMSFTPKELAEEIKKEIPDFAIDYNPDFRQAIADSWPASIDDSVAKKDWGLTYDFGISEMTKDMIKNLKVKLGKD; via the coding sequence ATGGAATCCTATACGGAAAGAATACTGATTACAGGTGCCTTGGGACAAATTGGTACCGAACTTACGAACAGACTTGTTGAAATCCACGGAGCGGAAAACGTTGTTGCTTCAGGATTGGACAGATGGCAGGAAGGAATTACTTCTGCCGGACACTATGAAAGAATGGATGTTACCAATACACAATTGGTAAGACAGGTAATTCATGATTATGAAATCACTACAGTGTATCACCTGGCTTCACTTTTATCCGGAACTTCTGAAAAGCAGCCTATTTTTGCGTGGAAACTGAATCTTGAACCCTTACTTCATTTTTGTGAAATGGCGAAAGAAGGGCTTCTTAAAAAGATCTTCTGGCCAAGTTCTATCGCTGTATTTGGAAAGGGAATTCCAAAGCATGAGGTAGGACAGGATGTCGTGTTGAACCCTACAACGGTTTACGGAATCTCTAAAATGGCAGGGGAGAAGTGGTGCGAATACTATTTCGATAAATATGGGGTAGATGTAAGAAGTATCAGATATCCTGGATTGATCTCCTGGAAAACTCCAGCGGGAGGTGGAACTACCGATTATGCCGTTGAGATTTTCTACAAAGCTATTGAAGAAGGAAAATATACAAGTTTCATTTCTGAGAATACCGGAATGCCAATGTTGTATATGGATGATGCCATCAATGCTACTCTGAAATTAATGGACGCTCCAAAAGAAAGTTTAACAGTTCGTTCTTCTTATAATTTGGGTGGAATGTCATTTACTCCAAAAGAACTGGCAGAAGAAATCAAGAAAGAAATTCCGGATTTTGCAATTGATTATAACCCGGATTTCAGACAGGCAATTGCAGATTCTTGGCCAGCTTCTATTGATGATTCAGTCGCTAAAAAAGACTGGGGTCTGACGTATGATTTCGGAATTTCTGAAATGACAAAGGACATGATTAAGAATTTAAAAGTAAAATTAGGTAAGGATTAA
- a CDS encoding dicarboxylate/amino acid:cation symporter, translating into MKAKKIHNQLYFQVIIAIVAGILLGKFYPELGEKMKPLGDGFIKLVKMIIAPVIFITLTLGIAHMTDLKKVGRIAIKAMIYFFTFSTLALIIGLLVGNILQPGHGLNIDPSTLSGDVSQYQTKAHESTLTGFIMNIIPETLFSPLVGENILQVLLGAILMGVALVLTKEKSQKVTDFLQDLSTPVFKIVHMLMKLAPIGAFGAMAFTIGKYGLHSVLNLIFLVGTFYITSILFVVLVLGAVAWYNGFNIFKLLFYLKEELLLVLGTSSSESALPGIMEKLEKAGCSRAIVGLVVPTGYSFNLDGTNIYMTLASLFIAQALNIHLPIEKQLMLLLVAMLSSKGAAGVTGAGFVTLAATLAVVPEIPIAGMTLILGIDKFMSECRALTNVIGNSVATVVVANWEKQLDKKQLQYCLDHPAEIEKKLEM; encoded by the coding sequence TTGAAAGCAAAAAAAATACACAATCAGCTTTATTTCCAGGTGATTATAGCCATTGTTGCGGGTATTCTTCTGGGAAAATTTTATCCTGAACTGGGAGAAAAGATGAAACCTCTAGGAGATGGATTCATCAAATTGGTAAAAATGATTATCGCTCCGGTAATTTTCATTACCCTTACTTTAGGAATTGCCCACATGACCGATTTGAAAAAAGTGGGAAGAATTGCTATCAAAGCAATGATCTATTTTTTCACATTTTCAACCCTTGCTCTTATCATCGGATTATTGGTAGGAAATATCTTACAACCTGGTCATGGTTTGAATATTGATCCATCTACCCTCTCAGGTGATGTTTCGCAATACCAAACAAAAGCTCATGAGTCAACGCTCACAGGGTTTATTATGAATATTATTCCGGAGACTTTATTCAGTCCATTGGTGGGTGAAAATATTCTCCAGGTTCTTTTGGGTGCTATTTTAATGGGAGTCGCTTTGGTTTTAACAAAAGAAAAAAGCCAGAAAGTAACCGATTTTCTACAAGATTTATCGACTCCAGTATTTAAAATTGTCCACATGCTTATGAAACTTGCCCCCATAGGTGCTTTCGGAGCAATGGCTTTCACGATTGGAAAATACGGACTTCATTCTGTACTCAACCTTATATTTCTGGTGGGTACATTCTATATTACCTCTATTCTTTTTGTTGTTCTGGTATTAGGAGCAGTAGCATGGTATAACGGATTTAATATTTTCAAACTCCTTTTCTACCTTAAAGAGGAACTTCTTCTCGTTTTGGGAACAAGTTCATCAGAATCTGCCTTACCGGGTATTATGGAAAAACTTGAAAAAGCAGGCTGCTCACGAGCTATTGTAGGTCTTGTGGTTCCTACCGGATATTCTTTCAATCTTGATGGAACGAATATTTATATGACACTTGCCTCTCTCTTTATTGCCCAGGCATTAAATATTCATCTTCCTATTGAAAAACAGCTGATGCTTCTTTTGGTAGCTATGTTAAGTTCAAAAGGTGCAGCAGGAGTTACAGGTGCAGGATTTGTTACTCTGGCAGCAACTCTGGCAGTCGTTCCTGAAATTCCGATTGCAGGAATGACTTTAATTCTTGGAATCGACAAATTCATGAGTGAATGCAGGGCTTTAACAAACGTTATCGGAAATTCTGTAGCCACTGTAGTGGTTGCCAACTGGGAAAAACAGCTCGACAAAAAACAGCTTCAGTACTGCCTGGATCATCCGGCTGAAATTGAGAAAAAGCTGGAGATGTAA
- a CDS encoding polysaccharide deacetylase, with protein sequence MVLLTFNITCIEAEVKNGSPITDDERLKIIENNTRAILRILDIHDIKSSFFVEVSLTEKLQNLIKAISSKGHEIAFYNKGSNPEEIENAKKNIQDLLEKQIRGIRQKDVKVSQEILKLMEFNYVSNIDNANILFPFKRLKRDTVITEEDGLSIVPESISPYSQLPYNDFVFQILPMKYYQNMVLETLQNEEFVLIYLNTWQFTDFKKYRFDIPFYRSLFSGKKMEDKLDALLTFLNDREMATSRMKDYIF encoded by the coding sequence ATGGTATTATTGACTTTTAACATCACTTGTATTGAGGCTGAAGTAAAAAATGGCTCTCCTATTACCGATGATGAGAGATTGAAAATCATAGAAAATAATACCAGAGCAATTCTTAGAATTTTAGATATTCATGATATCAAATCAAGTTTTTTTGTAGAGGTTTCTCTCACTGAAAAACTTCAGAATTTAATAAAAGCAATTTCATCCAAAGGGCATGAAATTGCTTTTTATAATAAAGGATCAAATCCGGAAGAAATTGAAAATGCCAAGAAGAATATTCAGGATCTTCTGGAAAAACAGATCAGAGGAATTCGTCAGAAAGATGTAAAAGTTTCACAGGAAATTTTGAAGCTGATGGAATTTAATTATGTTTCCAATATCGATAATGCCAATATTCTTTTTCCTTTCAAAAGACTCAAAAGAGATACGGTAATTACAGAAGAGGACGGATTGAGTATCGTTCCGGAGAGTATCTCTCCTTACAGCCAGCTGCCTTATAATGATTTTGTATTTCAGATTCTGCCAATGAAGTATTATCAGAATATGGTTCTGGAAACTTTGCAGAACGAAGAGTTTGTTTTGATTTATCTCAATACGTGGCAGTTTACAGATTTCAAGAAATACCGTTTTGATATTCCTTTTTACCGAAGCTTATTTTCGGGCAAAAAAATGGAGGACAAATTAGATGCCCTCCTTACTTTTCTCAATGACAGGGAAATGGCGACTTCCCGTATGAAAGATTATATTTTTTAG
- a CDS encoding metallophosphoesterase, which yields MQKNFLIIAGIFLFLEVYIYQAVRTLTDNFWIRIGYWVISLAVYGIFAYEVTHYQRSDRSMVRAQIMISLFLIFILPKIFVVLFLLIDDIIRTGGYLIGFAKPTENFFPERRKFLSLVGLGMSGVLSALFIDGITFGKYRHTVRRVRVNFANLPKSFKGYKIIQISDVHSGSFSDPKKLQHAIDLINEQKPDLVLFTGDMVNNVADEFKPFIPLFSKIQAKDGKFAVLGNHDYGDYVTWESPAAKKENLDTLIGYEKQAGFDMLRNEHRVIEKNGEKLYILGVENWGLKPFPQFGRIDDALKGVPESATKILMSHDPTHFDYVVKKHPANIHLTLSGHTHGMQFGLDLKNVKWSPVQYKYPKWADLYESEGKLLYVNRGFGVLGYPGRVGVLPEITLFELS from the coding sequence ATGCAAAAGAATTTTTTAATCATCGCCGGAATCTTCCTTTTTTTGGAAGTGTATATTTATCAGGCTGTCAGAACGCTTACCGATAATTTCTGGATCAGAATCGGATATTGGGTAATATCGTTAGCCGTATATGGAATTTTCGCCTATGAAGTCACTCATTACCAACGATCAGACCGAAGTATGGTAAGGGCTCAGATCATGATTTCATTATTTTTAATTTTCATCCTTCCTAAAATTTTCGTGGTCCTGTTTTTATTAATTGATGATATCATCAGAACCGGAGGCTACCTGATTGGTTTTGCCAAACCCACTGAAAATTTCTTCCCGGAAAGAAGGAAGTTCCTGAGCCTGGTAGGACTGGGAATGAGCGGAGTGCTTTCAGCTCTTTTCATTGACGGAATTACGTTTGGAAAATATAGACATACAGTAAGAAGGGTAAGAGTAAATTTTGCCAATCTCCCCAAAAGTTTCAAAGGCTACAAGATCATCCAAATTTCTGACGTCCATAGCGGAAGCTTCTCTGATCCAAAAAAATTACAACATGCTATCGACCTGATCAATGAACAGAAGCCCGACCTTGTGTTATTTACCGGAGACATGGTAAATAATGTTGCAGATGAATTCAAACCATTCATTCCTTTGTTTTCAAAAATTCAGGCTAAAGATGGTAAATTTGCCGTTTTAGGAAACCACGATTACGGAGATTATGTAACCTGGGAATCCCCTGCTGCTAAAAAAGAAAACCTTGACACATTGATTGGCTATGAAAAGCAGGCTGGTTTTGATATGCTGAGAAATGAGCACAGAGTCATTGAAAAAAATGGAGAGAAACTCTATATTCTGGGGGTTGAGAACTGGGGACTGAAACCATTCCCTCAATTCGGAAGAATAGATGATGCGTTAAAAGGCGTACCGGAATCTGCCACTAAAATATTAATGAGCCACGACCCTACCCATTTTGATTACGTGGTAAAAAAACACCCTGCAAACATTCATTTAACTCTTTCAGGACACACCCATGGAATGCAGTTTGGATTGGATCTTAAAAATGTAAAATGGTCTCCGGTACAATACAAATACCCAAAATGGGCCGACTTATATGAAAGCGAGGGAAAATTACTATACGTAAACAGAGGATTTGGCGTATTAGGATATCCGGGAAGAGTGGGTGTATTGCCAGAAATCACTCTTTTTGAGCTGAGTTAG